Proteins encoded in a region of the Geoanaerobacter pelophilus genome:
- a CDS encoding MerR family transcriptional regulator — protein sequence MYHISQLARQFGLSRSTLLYYDRIGLLSPSGRSEAGYRQYSPADQGRLESICSLRRAGMDIDGIRAILATAGDDTTTVLRRRLDEIGAEIEALRTKQHLLAGMLKVQGEGGPGATVNKEMFVAMLRAAGMDDAAMKKLHVEFERREPEAHHAFLLSLGISEKEAQQIRTWSAAMENQITS from the coding sequence ATGTACCACATTTCTCAACTGGCCCGGCAGTTCGGTCTGTCCCGCAGTACCCTGCTCTACTATGACCGGATCGGGCTGCTGTCGCCATCGGGACGGAGCGAGGCCGGCTATCGCCAGTACTCTCCCGCTGATCAAGGCCGGCTGGAGTCGATCTGCTCTCTGCGCCGGGCCGGCATGGATATCGACGGGATCAGGGCGATTCTCGCCACTGCCGGTGACGACACGACCACTGTGTTGCGCCGGCGTCTGGATGAGATCGGCGCGGAGATCGAGGCGTTGCGCACCAAGCAGCACCTGCTGGCCGGGATGTTGAAAGTGCAGGGTGAGGGTGGACCGGGTGCCACCGTGAACAAGGAGATGTTCGTTGCCATGCTGCGCGCTGCCGGGATGGATGACGCTGCCATGAAAAAGCTCCATGTGGAGTTTGAGCGGCGGGAGCCGGAGGCCCACCATGCCTTTCTGCTGTCGCTGGGCATCTCGGAAAAAGAAGCACAGCAAATACGCACATGGTCAGCAGCTATGGAGAACCAGATAACAAGTTGA
- a CDS encoding tRNA dihydrouridine synthase, with the protein MCSMPILFPHNDTTVSYSAQKTPETLNTVLPWQTGTTPLMLAPMQGLTNRALRAYFIEHVRPDVIFTEFMRVNTAPAGTSLTAADLRDVATEQGGVPLVVQLVGHGREALVSAARVAQEAGAAHINLNMGCPYGRMGGGMTGGGMLRCPDDLAEVIPALREVIAGSFSVKIRAGYDDPDQILSLLPLFESSGVDFLVLHPRTVVQKYQGVADHGVTTRVVRETLLPVIANGDIRSAADGNLLLGETGAAGLMLGRGAIADPLLFLRLRGEVPPEPSREERRLELARYLREMLTRYSQLFCGDMQVLSKIKEIIAYLDDPELTKPLKELRRARTLQAFATALHGLC; encoded by the coding sequence ATGTGCAGCATGCCTATTCTTTTCCCCCATAATGACACGACCGTCAGCTACTCCGCGCAGAAAACACCGGAAACATTGAACACGGTACTTCCGTGGCAAACCGGGACCACACCGCTGATGTTGGCGCCGATGCAGGGGCTGACCAACCGGGCCTTGCGCGCCTATTTCATCGAGCATGTCCGGCCCGATGTCATCTTTACCGAGTTTATGCGCGTCAATACCGCGCCGGCGGGAACGTCGCTCACTGCTGCCGACCTGCGGGATGTGGCCACTGAGCAGGGAGGGGTGCCGCTGGTAGTCCAATTGGTGGGGCATGGGCGGGAGGCGCTGGTCTCGGCGGCAAGGGTGGCGCAGGAGGCTGGAGCTGCTCACATCAATCTCAACATGGGGTGTCCCTATGGTCGGATGGGCGGCGGCATGACCGGCGGGGGGATGCTCCGCTGCCCGGATGATCTGGCAGAGGTCATCCCCGCCCTGCGGGAGGTCATCGCCGGCTCGTTCTCCGTAAAGATCCGGGCCGGCTACGACGATCCGGACCAGATCCTGTCGTTGCTGCCGCTCTTCGAGTCGAGTGGAGTGGATTTTCTGGTGCTGCATCCCCGGACCGTGGTCCAGAAGTACCAGGGAGTTGCCGACCATGGGGTCACCACCCGGGTAGTGCGGGAGACCCTGCTGCCGGTGATTGCCAACGGGGATATCCGGAGCGCTGCCGATGGCAACCTGCTTCTGGGCGAAACCGGCGCTGCCGGGCTGATGCTAGGGCGGGGCGCGATTGCCGATCCGCTGCTGTTCCTGCGCCTGCGGGGAGAGGTGCCTCCCGAACCCAGCCGGGAAGAGCGGAGATTGGAGCTTGCCCGCTATCTGAGGGAGATGCTGACCCGCTATAGCCAGCTGTTCTGCGGCGACATGCAGGTGCTGAGCAAGATCAAGGAGATCATTGCCTACCTGGATGATCCGGAACTGACCAAACCGCTCAAGGAACTGCGGCGGGCCAGAACCTTGCAGGCGTTCGCAACTGCCCTGCACGGGCTGTGTTGA
- a CDS encoding hydrolase — protein sequence MKTELLNPQNSALILIDFQPQMTFGVANIDRQTLFNNVMLLAKAAKIFNVPTILTTVETKSFSGNMWPQILDIFPDQEPVERSSMNSWEDAKLVEAVVATGRKKLIMAALWTEVCLTFPALEALKAGYEVYAVEDASGGTSVAAHNAAMRRIEQAGVVPVTALQVLLEYQRDWASKDTYNAVIEVVKEHCGAYGQGVEYAYTMVHGAPASRAGVAGN from the coding sequence ATGAAAACCGAACTATTGAACCCGCAGAACAGCGCTCTGATACTGATCGACTTTCAACCGCAGATGACCTTCGGAGTTGCCAATATCGACCGTCAGACCCTGTTCAACAACGTCATGCTGCTCGCCAAGGCAGCAAAAATTTTCAATGTCCCCACAATACTGACTACCGTAGAAACGAAAAGTTTCTCCGGCAACATGTGGCCACAGATACTCGACATCTTCCCGGATCAGGAGCCGGTCGAACGGAGCAGCATGAACTCCTGGGAAGATGCCAAGCTGGTTGAGGCAGTCGTTGCTACCGGCCGCAAAAAACTGATCATGGCAGCGCTCTGGACTGAAGTCTGCCTGACCTTCCCGGCCCTTGAGGCGCTCAAGGCAGGCTACGAGGTCTATGCCGTCGAAGACGCCTCAGGCGGCACCAGTGTCGCGGCCCACAATGCCGCCATGCGGCGTATCGAGCAGGCCGGTGTGGTGCCGGTCACCGCACTGCAGGTGTTACTTGAATACCAACGTGACTGGGCTAGCAAAGATACCTACAACGCGGTCATCGAAGTGGTTAAAGAGCACTGCGGTGCCTATGGACAGGGAGTTGAGTATGCCTACACCATGGTGCATGGCGCTCCAGCCAGCCGCGCCGGAGTAGCAGGGAACTGA
- a CDS encoding PAS domain-containing sensor histidine kinase, whose product MPDTYFAPAGRSFSEQLEEQCRIIDSNPLAQSLLDAMPDPALILNGQRQIVGINSRLLAVFGAQSAEAFIGLRPGEAFACIHHQEGPDGCGTAPSCSVCGAVMTILACIETGQQTRGECRLTLRQKRIVALDLEIVATPLYIGGEPYFVCALKDIGAEKWKSVMERTFFHDIINTAGGIRGLAALLAEPELDHKTEQECKQWMLSLSDTLIDDIKHQRNLIAAEKGEYVPKLEHVDLGVMMKELRESFIHNERTAGRGILLEVPPAISIKTDPPIFRRIVGNMLMNAIEAAPSGASVTVRCSNTGETVRIEVENPGDLREDVQLQIFKRSFSTKSTHGRGIGTYSIKLFGEQYLGGEVGFSSGEGKTRFYILLPAG is encoded by the coding sequence ATGCCTGACACTTATTTCGCCCCTGCCGGGCGGTCTTTTTCCGAACAGCTTGAGGAACAATGCAGGATTATTGATTCCAATCCATTAGCCCAGTCACTGCTGGATGCCATGCCTGATCCCGCCTTGATCCTGAACGGTCAGCGCCAGATTGTGGGAATTAACAGCCGATTGTTGGCGGTCTTTGGGGCACAGTCGGCAGAAGCTTTTATTGGCTTGCGCCCGGGAGAAGCCTTTGCCTGCATTCACCATCAAGAAGGACCCGATGGTTGCGGCACGGCACCGAGCTGCTCGGTTTGCGGGGCAGTGATGACCATCCTCGCCTGTATTGAAACCGGCCAGCAAACTCGGGGAGAATGCCGGCTCACATTGCGCCAGAAAAGAATTGTGGCTCTTGATCTTGAGATTGTCGCAACACCTTTGTACATAGGAGGAGAACCATATTTTGTCTGCGCGCTCAAGGATATCGGGGCTGAAAAATGGAAGTCGGTCATGGAGCGTACATTTTTCCATGACATCATCAATACTGCCGGTGGTATTCGCGGTCTCGCGGCACTATTGGCGGAACCGGAACTCGATCACAAAACGGAGCAGGAATGTAAACAATGGATGCTTTCCCTTTCCGATACCCTGATTGATGATATCAAGCATCAGCGGAATCTTATTGCCGCGGAGAAAGGGGAATACGTTCCAAAGTTAGAACATGTTGATCTTGGTGTGATGATGAAAGAACTGCGCGAGTCGTTTATTCATAATGAACGGACTGCGGGCCGTGGAATTTTGCTGGAGGTTCCCCCTGCTATCTCGATCAAAACCGACCCACCGATTTTTCGCAGAATCGTCGGCAACATGCTGATGAATGCCATCGAGGCCGCGCCTTCTGGGGCTTCGGTAACGGTAAGGTGCAGCAATACCGGAGAGACGGTACGGATCGAGGTGGAAAATCCGGGAGATCTTCGGGAAGACGTTCAGCTGCAGATATTCAAGCGCTCATTCAGTACGAAATCGACCCATGGTCGCGGGATTGGCACTTACAGTATCAAGCTGTTCGGTGAACAATATCTTGGCGGTGAGGTTGGATTCAGTTCCGGTGAGGGAAAGACCAGGTTCTATATCCTGCTGCCGGCAGGATAA
- a CDS encoding ferritin-like domain-containing protein translates to MTVDVQEAIKNSLLTEKSAMLFYQYGAQQFKDHGAKRTFELLASEEREHAGHFHRIYPGSDIPSLDEFLAIQASDESTWLAVAKKVCGAEFTEQKALEVALNKEKQLEEALRELAVRMDDPEVRAVYELNACETHKHYLLIEAEYARIMGMVDESDMDTFVRE, encoded by the coding sequence ATGACGGTAGATGTCCAGGAGGCAATCAAAAATTCACTGCTTACAGAGAAGAGCGCCATGCTCTTTTACCAGTACGGTGCCCAACAGTTCAAGGACCACGGCGCCAAACGTACCTTTGAACTGCTGGCCAGCGAAGAGCGGGAACATGCCGGCCATTTCCACCGGATTTACCCCGGCAGCGACATCCCATCTTTGGACGAATTCCTGGCGATCCAGGCTTCTGACGAGTCAACCTGGCTTGCTGTGGCGAAAAAAGTATGCGGTGCTGAGTTCACCGAGCAGAAGGCTCTTGAGGTGGCTCTGAACAAGGAGAAACAGCTGGAAGAGGCGCTGAGGGAGCTGGCCGTCAGAATGGACGATCCTGAAGTCCGGGCAGTGTACGAGTTGAATGCCTGTGAGACTCACAAACACTACCTGTTGATCGAGGCGGAATATGCACGGATCATGGGGATGGTGGACGAATCTGACATGGATACCTTTGTCAGGGAGTAA
- a CDS encoding diaminopimelate decarboxylase: MTMTNFGPTKLEATLIPKIAQQWGTPVYLHDQEFIENSCEQLLNMPNAYGLHVRYAMKANSDRTVLRVVTNKGLDLDCSSLDEAARAFSAGIPYSRMMLTTQEVPTGEERAELEAMIKAGLKYNVCSMTQFQLIADFAKANRIDLSMRVHPGAAGGGESATRDTGSEYSCFGVHLNDVPQVKALADEKGLRFTQVHVHIGSGGDPEKWRQNIDRELGFVKSYFPDATTVSFGGGLKVARMPGEKQADIAALGAYAKQRITEFKEATGRELQMEIEPGTYVVANSGHIITRIIDKKLTNELNFLIVDGGMELLTRPLLYGSEHPIAIVRQDGTLLSSEYDSTPTAGLKSFGIVGRCCESGDSVRLDNDGNIVPVLIAEPEIGDYVVIGGTGAYSESMSPENYNSHRKPGAVMKTKSGELVQIRKKQVREQIYQNELDVQL; this comes from the coding sequence ATGACAATGACAAACTTCGGTCCGACCAAGCTGGAGGCAACGCTTATCCCGAAAATAGCGCAGCAGTGGGGAACGCCGGTGTATCTGCATGATCAGGAATTCATAGAAAACAGCTGCGAGCAGCTGCTGAACATGCCCAATGCCTATGGGCTGCATGTGCGCTACGCCATGAAGGCCAACTCGGATCGTACCGTACTGCGGGTTGTTACCAATAAAGGGCTGGATCTGGATTGCTCGTCACTTGATGAGGCAGCCCGTGCCTTTAGCGCCGGGATTCCGTATAGCCGGATGATGCTGACCACTCAGGAGGTGCCGACCGGTGAGGAACGCGCCGAACTTGAGGCGATGATCAAAGCGGGCCTCAAGTACAATGTCTGCTCCATGACCCAGTTCCAGCTGATTGCCGACTTTGCCAAGGCTAACCGCATCGACCTCTCCATGCGAGTCCATCCGGGTGCTGCCGGCGGCGGTGAAAGCGCCACCCGCGATACCGGCAGCGAATACTCCTGTTTCGGCGTGCATCTGAACGATGTCCCGCAGGTAAAGGCCCTGGCCGATGAAAAAGGGTTGCGCTTTACCCAGGTGCACGTCCATATCGGTTCCGGGGGCGACCCGGAAAAATGGCGCCAGAACATCGACCGGGAGCTCGGCTTTGTGAAGAGCTATTTCCCTGATGCCACAACTGTCAGCTTTGGCGGGGGGCTCAAGGTCGCCCGGATGCCGGGAGAAAAACAGGCCGACATCGCCGCGCTGGGTGCCTATGCCAAGCAGCGGATCACGGAGTTCAAGGAGGCCACCGGTCGCGAGCTGCAGATGGAGATCGAGCCGGGCACCTATGTAGTGGCCAACTCGGGCCATATCATCACCCGGATCATCGACAAGAAGCTGACCAACGAGCTGAACTTCCTGATCGTCGACGGCGGCATGGAACTGCTGACTCGCCCGCTCTTGTACGGCTCCGAGCATCCCATTGCCATTGTCCGCCAGGACGGTACCCTGCTTTCCAGTGAGTACGACAGTACGCCAACTGCCGGGTTGAAATCGTTCGGCATTGTCGGGCGCTGCTGCGAAAGTGGCGATTCGGTGCGTCTGGACAACGACGGCAACATCGTGCCGGTGCTTATCGCTGAACCGGAAATTGGCGACTATGTGGTCATCGGCGGCACCGGTGCCTATTCCGAGAGCATGTCACCGGAAAACTACAACTCGCACCGCAAGCCGGGAGCCGTCATGAAGACCAAGAGCGGTGAACTGGTTCAGATCAGGAAGAAACAGGTTCGGGAGCAGATCTACCAGAACGAGCTGGATGTGCAACTGTAA
- a CDS encoding amidohydrolase yields the protein MKTAELILHNASIATLDPLLPEVSAVAIAEGRILETGDEQTILQRAGATTQIIDLKGHTVIPGLNDSHIHVIRGGLNYNMELRWDGVPSLAIALRMLKEQALATPAPQWVRVVGGWTEFQFAERRMPTLDEINAASPDTPVFVLHLYDRALVNRAGLHAMGYTKETPDPPGGLIERDRHGNPTGLLIAKPNALILYSSLAKGPKLGFDDQVNSTRHFMRELNRLGLTSAIDAGGGFQNYPDDYRVIEHLVEQNQLTLRIAYNLFTQRPKEEYDDFAGWTGIVTPGQGNDIYKMNGAGEMLVFSAADFEDFLEPRPELQPVLEAELQKVIRLLVTNRWPFRLHATYDESISRFLDVFEEIDRELPFNGLRWFFDHAETISEQSMERVHTLGGGIAIQDRMAFQGEYFVNRYGASAAQRTPPIARMLNLGIPVGAGTDATRVSSYNPWVSLYWLVSGKTVGGLTLYDEKNRLDRNMALRLYTEGSAWFSGDDNKKGRIIPGELADLAVLSADYFTVPEDEIKGIESVLTIMDGKIVHGSAEFAGLAPPLPPVSPNWAPTGVYGGAYRYTHAVAGVSVSRSRSCGNPLHQHTHTVVGKGGSWGIGCTCFAF from the coding sequence ATGAAAACTGCAGAACTCATTTTACATAACGCGAGCATAGCGACTCTCGACCCACTGTTGCCGGAAGTATCAGCGGTGGCCATCGCAGAGGGTCGAATCCTGGAGACTGGTGATGAGCAAACCATTTTGCAACGGGCCGGCGCGACCACACAGATCATTGACCTGAAGGGGCACACCGTGATTCCGGGTCTGAATGATTCCCATATCCATGTCATCCGCGGCGGCCTTAACTACAATATGGAATTGCGTTGGGACGGCGTGCCATCACTGGCAATTGCCCTGCGGATGCTGAAGGAGCAGGCGCTGGCTACACCGGCCCCACAATGGGTGCGGGTCGTGGGGGGCTGGACTGAATTCCAGTTCGCAGAACGGCGCATGCCGACCCTGGATGAAATCAACGCAGCATCGCCGGATACCCCGGTCTTCGTACTGCATCTTTACGATCGGGCCCTGGTCAACCGGGCGGGGTTGCATGCCATGGGCTATACGAAGGAGACCCCCGACCCTCCCGGCGGCCTGATCGAGCGCGACCGGCACGGCAACCCTACCGGGCTGCTGATCGCCAAACCGAATGCCCTGATCCTCTATTCCAGCCTGGCCAAGGGACCGAAGCTCGGCTTCGACGATCAGGTCAACTCGACTCGCCACTTCATGCGGGAGCTGAACCGGCTGGGGCTTACCAGTGCCATAGACGCCGGCGGCGGGTTTCAGAACTACCCGGATGACTATCGGGTTATCGAGCATCTGGTTGAGCAGAACCAGCTGACCCTGCGCATCGCCTACAACCTATTTACCCAGCGGCCGAAAGAGGAGTACGACGACTTTGCCGGCTGGACCGGGATCGTCACGCCTGGACAGGGCAATGACATCTACAAGATGAATGGCGCCGGTGAGATGCTGGTCTTTTCGGCGGCCGATTTCGAGGACTTCCTGGAACCGAGGCCTGAACTACAGCCGGTTCTGGAGGCCGAGTTGCAGAAGGTGATCAGACTGCTGGTCACCAACCGCTGGCCGTTCCGGTTGCACGCCACCTACGATGAGTCGATCAGCCGTTTTTTGGACGTGTTCGAAGAGATCGACCGGGAACTCCCATTCAACGGGTTGCGCTGGTTCTTCGACCATGCCGAGACCATCTCGGAGCAGAGCATGGAACGGGTACACACGCTGGGAGGGGGTATCGCCATCCAGGACCGGATGGCCTTCCAGGGTGAATATTTTGTGAATCGTTACGGCGCCTCAGCAGCACAGCGAACACCGCCGATCGCCCGCATGTTGAACCTGGGAATTCCTGTCGGGGCCGGTACCGACGCAACCAGGGTTTCAAGCTACAACCCCTGGGTGTCGCTCTACTGGCTGGTGAGCGGCAAGACAGTGGGTGGGCTGACGCTCTACGATGAGAAGAACCGCCTCGACCGTAACATGGCTCTACGCCTCTACACCGAGGGGAGTGCCTGGTTCTCAGGGGACGACAATAAAAAGGGGCGGATTATCCCAGGGGAGTTGGCCGACCTGGCCGTACTCTCAGCCGATTACTTCACGGTTCCGGAGGATGAGATTAAGGGTATCGAGTCAGTGCTGACGATCATGGATGGCAAGATTGTGCATGGCAGTGCCGAGTTTGCCGGACTGGCCCCGCCGCTGCCGCCGGTGTCGCCGAACTGGGCGCCGACCGGGGTTTATGGTGGCGCGTACCGTTATACCCATGCTGTCGCAGGTGTAAGCGTCAGCCGCAGCAGGTCATGCGGCAATCCGCTGCATCAGCATACCCATACGGTCGTCGGGAAGGGTGGCAGCTGGGGGATCGGCTGCACCTGCTTTGCCTTTTGA
- a CDS encoding SRPBCC family protein, with the protein MVDILHRIGIKAPVAQVYSALTTLEGLAHWWTEEVTGDTRVGGEIEFRFRTKSGELLGGMVMEVQELGENKEVRWRCVEGPAEWIGTDITFQLSEQDNQTIVLFGHRNWREAVEATYHCSMKWATFLLSLREYVEKGTGKPSPNDLKIDNWN; encoded by the coding sequence ATGGTAGACATTCTACATCGAATAGGAATCAAGGCCCCGGTGGCTCAAGTATATAGCGCGCTGACAACTCTGGAAGGCTTGGCCCACTGGTGGACCGAGGAGGTTACGGGTGATACCCGGGTCGGAGGGGAGATCGAATTCCGCTTCCGCACGAAGTCAGGCGAACTACTGGGCGGGATGGTTATGGAAGTGCAAGAGCTGGGCGAGAATAAAGAGGTTCGCTGGCGCTGTGTAGAAGGGCCGGCTGAATGGATTGGCACAGACATCACCTTCCAACTGTCAGAGCAGGACAATCAGACCATTGTCCTCTTCGGCCATAGAAACTGGCGCGAGGCGGTTGAAGCAACCTATCACTGCAGTATGAAGTGGGCCACATTCCTGTTAAGCCTGCGTGAGTATGTGGAAAAGGGCACAGGAAAGCCATCACCGAATGACCTGAAAATTGATAATTGGAATTAG
- a CDS encoding cupin domain-containing protein, with amino-acid sequence MHQEPAPGLYRHYKGGEYRVIGTARHSETDELMVVYRCLYDNNSLWVRPFAMFQETVLVDGTEMPRFRLVAPDCAMGPASAELIVSLGLTRHPEGGWYRETYRAGGAIPSTLLPDRAGGERSFSTAIYFLLERGDISALHRIKSDELWHFYGGAPLIVHLITPEGSYCSLTLGSDPTTGATFQGVVPAGCWFGAETTGDYSLVGCTVAPGFDFADFEMGSRSDLLSQFPVHASIIRRLTRDGE; translated from the coding sequence ATGCATCAGGAACCGGCGCCGGGGCTTTACCGGCACTACAAGGGGGGCGAGTACCGGGTGATCGGCACCGCACGCCACAGCGAGACGGATGAACTCATGGTGGTCTACCGCTGCCTCTACGACAATAATTCCCTCTGGGTGCGTCCGTTCGCGATGTTTCAGGAGACAGTGCTGGTGGACGGCACCGAAATGCCCCGCTTCAGACTTGTGGCCCCCGACTGTGCCATGGGACCGGCCAGCGCAGAGCTGATTGTATCCCTCGGCCTGACACGCCATCCGGAGGGAGGGTGGTACCGTGAGACCTACCGAGCGGGCGGGGCCATTCCCAGCACTCTCCTCCCGGATCGGGCTGGCGGCGAGCGCTCTTTTTCCACGGCGATCTACTTCCTGCTGGAGCGAGGTGACATATCGGCGCTCCACCGGATCAAGTCGGACGAGCTATGGCACTTCTATGGCGGAGCACCCCTGATCGTGCACCTGATAACCCCCGAAGGAAGCTACTGTTCCCTGACGCTGGGGAGCGATCCGACCACGGGCGCAACGTTCCAGGGGGTGGTGCCGGCGGGGTGCTGGTTCGGTGCCGAGACCACGGGAGATTACTCGCTGGTGGGGTGCACCGTGGCCCCCGGCTTCGACTTTGCCGATTTCGAGATGGGGAGCCGCTCCGACTTGCTCAGCCAGTTCCCGGTTCATGCCAGCATCATCCGGAGGTTGACTCGGGATGGAGAGTGA